The DNA window GCAAGAACTTAGGAGGGTAAGATCTGGGATCTTGGGTGAGAAGGATAACATGGTTACAATGCATGATGTGATGGATGCTCAATGGGTTTATGATAATTTCAAAGATGAGAGCTACTTGAGGAGAGTAATTATGCCTCTTGAGGTGGTTTTGACGNAGATTTACTAGTTTGCTTAATCCCTAATATGAGTGTTGTTCCTCTTTGTTGCTTAgtatgttttgattttatctGTTTTCACCAAGCAGATTCCAAATTTTCATGGCCGATCCAAAACATCATGATCTCTGACAATCACGAGTTCTTCTCCAACTAGAACGAAACTgctaatcattttaattttatgaaatgtatatttttttgcATAATTATACgattattatataattgtatttGCATAAGCATTCAACAAGNTCAAGGATTCTGCTGTTAATGCTATTTGTTATGGTGCTAAGTTGATGATTCCAGGGCTGTTGAGATTTGAGAACGATATTGAGGTTGGGGAAGAAGTTGTACTCATGACCACCAAGGGTGAAGCCATTGCTCTTGGTATTGCAGAGATGACTACTTCTGTGATGGCAACTTGTGATCATGGTGTAGTTGCAAAGATCAAAAGGGTTGTGATGGACCGAGATACTTACCCAAGGAAATGGGGATTAGGTCCAAGGGcatcaatgaagaaaaaacttaTTGGAGAAGGGAAGTTGGACAAGCATGGAAAACCAAATGAGAAAACTCCTTCGGAGTGGATGAGGAATTTGGTTTTACCCACTGGTGGTGATTCTTTGGTTGCTAGCGTGTTTGCTACTGACTCTGCAACTGTTGATGAGGGTAAGCAAGAGACAGAAAAAGATGGTGGAGGGCGTAAGCGAAAACATGATGAAGAAACCGAAGCTGCTCCTGCTAAGAAACTGAAAGCTGAAAAGACTGAAGATGCcgaagaagttgaagaaggcgggaagaaagaaaagaagaagaagaagaaagacaaAGAGAAGGGTAGTGGTGAACCTTCGGACGAGGAGAATACTGAGCGGtcggagaagaaaaagaagaagaaggacaAAGAGGGTAAAGAAGCAGGTACACCGGAGACACCGAAGtcggagaaaaaaaagaagaagaaagataagGAATCTGGCGTTGGTGATGTTCAAAATGGGGAAGCAGATGATCATGTTGATGGGagtgagaagaaaaagaagaagaaaaagaagaataaagaagATGCAGAAGAGTAAGTTAGAGGGATCAGATTCTTACATTTTATTTGGGTAACTCTGATTGTATGGCTGTCCATTTCAGTTTCTTCTAGATTTTGcaagttctttctttctttattacGCATTTGCTGtagaatttttgtttcaacATTTCGACTCTGTTCGATTCTACCATAGTATCTTCCTGGCTATCATCTCTTGGATTTATGGTCTCTTTTGATATCTTTGATTCCATCTTTTACAAGCTGATGGGCCCATCCTTGGGACAACCAAGGATTTGACATTTCTAACGAAGCAAATGAAGAAGGGTGGAAGGAGGAATGGCCCATATAGAACGAACATCTATGAGCTCAAGcaaatcaattttgtttttgtttgtataaTTTGAGATGTGAAATCAAGTTGAGATTTACTAGTTTGCTTAATCCCTAATATGAGTGTTGTTCCTCTTTGTTGCTTAgtatgttttgattttatctGTTTTCACCAAGCAGATTCCAAATTTTCATGGCCGATCCAAAACATCATGATCTCTGACAATCACGAGTTCTTCTCCAACTAGAACGAAACTgctaatcattttaattttatgaaatgtatatttttttgcATAATTATACgattattatataattgtatttGCATAAGCATTCAACAAGGACTTCatggcccaatggataaggcgctggtctacgaaaccagagattctgggttcgatccccagtGAAGTCGCtctagatatatttttttaaaaatttcccATTTATCCATCGAGTATAAACGTACAATagtcttttcattctttccCTCCGTCCTTATTAGTGGGGGTGGtaacatttgaaattttctttgttgtgaAAAGGTTGGATGAAACGGTGTCGTTTGTTAAATAGAGCACATGGACCCCACATATATTCCCATGCAAAAAAGAACATTATAGATATAAAGGAAGACCGTAGTACACCACAAAAGCCCTAATCTAACCACTAATCTCTCTCCTCCCACAATGGGttggatgagagagaaagggaaaggATGAAAAGAAGCTTATAGACTAAGAAACAAAGGGAAAGGagtccttcttccttcttccttcttcctcatccttcttccttcttcgtTCTTCCTCATCAACCTTTACAAAAGATAAACACAACCCAGAAAAACACACCTCACCATGAATTTCTCCTCCATTCCTCCTTATCTTGATCCTTCCAACTGGCACCAGgtaaccctttttctttttctttttcttttcttttctcaataTTCCCCTATTTTCCTCTCTTTATACCTtcagtttttctttcttttgaatatTCTTCACATATTTCATTCCATTCTCTCTTATTAATTTCCCTCTTATTAATTTCCCTCAGCAACTCACCCATCAACTGGgaaccaccaccaccaccaccaccaccaccacccccGGACTCAGCTCCCAGCTCCTTCCTCCACCCCCTCCTCCGCCCCCTCCCCCACCCCCCCATGGCGTCGGTGCTCCCACTTCCATCCGCCCCNGCTCCACCTATGTCCCTTGCCCACCGCCGCCACCCAAGCCCCACGAGCCCATGGCGTCGGTGCTCCCACTTCCATCCGCCCCGGTTCGATGGCCGAGCGAGCTCGAATGGCTAATATTCCCATGCCTGAGGCAGCATTGAAATGCCCAAGATGTGATTCAACCAACACTAAGTTCTGCTACTTCAACAATTACAGCCTCACTCAACCTCGTCACTTTTGTAAGACATGTCGAAGgtaaatatttatgattttattcaaatttattaatttttttgctcTTTTAATTCCTTCCATAAAAGGGTTACTTAGCTTAGCTTAGCTTGTATGGTTCTAAATTCAAAGggtattatataaattttttaagatttcatATTTTTGGCTCCGCTCTTGAAGGTACTGGACTAGAGGTGGGACGCTGCGAAGCGTTCCGGTCGGGGGTGGGTGCCGGAGgaacaaaagaagcaaaggGAGAAGTTCAAAGTCGCCGCCGGTCAGTTCCGACCGACAACAAACCTGTGGTTCAGGGAATTCCTCATCAAGTGCAATAGCTTCCAACAACAGTGGAGGTCTTTCCCCACAGATTCCACCTCTCCGCTTCATGGCTCCTCTCCACCAACAACTCAGCGACTTCGACATCAGTGGCTTCAACTACAGCGGTGGCCTCTCAGCTCCGGCCACCGTTACCGGCGACCTGAATTTCCAATTGGGCAACACTAATTTAGGTGGAGGAACAAGCATTGGATCTCTCTTGGGATTTGACCAACAATGGCGGCTCCAACAACAAGCTCCTCAATTTCCCTTCTTTTCCGGGTTAGACCCTTTCGACGGTGGTAGCAGTAGCGGCGGCGACGGACCCAGCTGGGAAATGAGGCAAAAATTACCATCAAGCTCAAGGAATTTAACCCAAATGGGGAATTCagtaaaaatggaagaaaccCCAGATCAAGGTAATAACATTGGAAGACAATTAGTTGGCAATGAACAATATTGGAGCAGTGGATCAATGGGATGGTCGGATCCTTCTGGTTTcagttcttcatcttcaacaaGAAACCCATTATAGAAATGTTCAGAACTAACAGTTTGGTCGGATCAATGGGATGGTCGGATCCTTCGTGTCATCATCATGGTTACCTCAAACCCTAGAAATATATGCTACTTTCTTTGTTCTCTTAAAAATCATATCtttgagggtttttttttttttctttttttgttttttaattttaattttagaattagtATTTAGGATTGGAGTTGAGAATGAGaattgaaaacattttattacAATATAGATTATTGAGACTTTGTGTGTCCCTTCcttcatatattatatgatcATATCAATATCCCAAAATGCATGCTTTCCAATATTTTCCCAATTGTTGCATAATAATGACATctctcaaaaccctaaaacatctcacattttttaatacgAATTTAGAACTTTCATGATTACGTTCATTTCGATTCGACTTCTAAATATAGATTCTCGTGAATAAAAAACACTAATTATCGTTTAATTGTTGAACTAGGGTTTGCTACTCGTAATTCTCCTTTTAACACCAATGGTACTAAAAACCCATGATAATAAACATATTGTTGAATCTACAACTCTCGACGCCGACACGAACATCGTTCTAAAACGAGGAAATTGGAAGTAAAAGGTATGAGagct is part of the Cucurbita pepo subsp. pepo cultivar mu-cu-16 chromosome LG03, ASM280686v2, whole genome shotgun sequence genome and encodes:
- the LOC111791001 gene encoding LOW QUALITY PROTEIN: H/ACA ribonucleoprotein complex subunit 4-like (The sequence of the model RefSeq protein was modified relative to this genomic sequence to represent the inferred CDS: substituted 3 bases at 3 genomic stop codons), with amino-acid sequence MSGVEISRSEKKKKKHRSKDDEVSPAVGSDEQPPKDVADFMIKPQSFTPPVDTSQWPILLKNYDRLNVRTGHYTPLPSGFSPLKRPLVDYIRYGILNLDKPANPSSHEVVAWIKRILRVEKTGHSGTLDPKVTGNLIVCIDRATRLVKSQQGAGKEYVCVARLHSSVPDVSKVARALETLTGAVFQRPPLISAVKRQLRIRTIYESKLLEYDADKHLVVFWISCEAGTYVRTLCVHLGLILGVGGHMQELRRVRSGILGEKDNMVTMHDVMDAQWVYDNFKDESYLRRVIMPLEVVLTXIYXFAXSLIXXKDSAVNAICYGAKLMIPGLLRFENDIEVGEEVVLMTTKGEAIALGIAEMTTSVMATCDHGVVAKIKRVVMDRDTYPRKWGLGPRASMKKKLIGEGKLDKHGKPNEKTPSEWMRNLVLPTGGDSLVASVFATDSATVDEGKQETEKDGGGRKRKHDEETEAAPAKKLKAEKTEDAEEVEEGGKKEKKKKKKDKEKGSGEPSDEENTERSEKKKKKKDKEGKEAGTPETPKSEKKKKKKDKESGVGDVQNGEADDHVDGSEKKKKKKKKNKEDAEE
- the LOC111791192 gene encoding dof zinc finger protein DOF5.1-like — translated: MNFSSIPPYLDPSNWHQQLTHQLGTTTTTTTTTTPGLSSQLLPPPPPPPPPPPPHGVAPRAHGVGAPTSIRPGSMAERARMANIPMPEAALKCPRCDSTNTKFCYFNNYSLTQPRHFCKTCRRYWTRGGTLRSVPVGGGCRRNKRSKGRSSKSPPVSSDRQQTCGSGNSSSSAIASNNSGGLSPQIPPLRFMAPLHQQLSDFDISGFNYSGGLSAPATVTGDLNFQLGNTNLGGGTSIGSLLGFDQQWRLQQQAPQFPFFSGLDPFDGGSSSGGDGPSWEMRQKLPSSSRNLTQMGNSVKMEETPDQGNNIGRQLVGNEQYWSSGSMGWSDPSGFSSSSSTRNPL